In Planctomycetia bacterium, the following are encoded in one genomic region:
- a CDS encoding type II secretion system F family protein: MSIQTPKSPWDSSARDEKPRRVWFGQQLSDEDSAELVRQIAQLAERGLPLPAGLRALGAEQPSARLRRALGELAGQLEGGKSLCEALDQLGPLVPPSVRALLLAGIKSGRFVEVVEEHLHNRARLGELQRRMRNLLIYPGLLVIVCMVALVLMERFVISQFRDMFEEFSRALPPLTQGVLMVSSGVAYFIVGAAAALAATWALLLLGSRSAFRRRLAYRLPLIGRLWRFTVLAQFTRLAALLVRHSVPLPDALHLSAGATGDPELRRSVGQVVTALLAGKPLGARLAADRSLPAGLAQVIAWGEDQNSLGEALLLAGEMYEARAVGQLTFTAMIAPALGLTIALFFFGLIVIAMMLPLIELLETLA; encoded by the coding sequence ATGTCCATCCAAACGCCCAAGTCGCCGTGGGATTCCTCCGCAAGGGATGAGAAGCCGCGGCGCGTCTGGTTTGGACAACAGCTCTCGGACGAAGACTCCGCAGAATTAGTGCGGCAGATTGCGCAATTGGCGGAACGCGGATTGCCGTTGCCGGCCGGGCTGCGGGCGCTCGGGGCTGAGCAACCGAGCGCGCGTCTGCGTCGCGCGCTCGGTGAACTGGCCGGACAACTCGAAGGCGGCAAGAGTTTGTGCGAAGCGCTCGATCAACTCGGGCCGCTGGTGCCACCATCGGTGCGGGCGTTGTTGTTGGCAGGAATCAAGTCGGGGCGCTTCGTCGAAGTCGTCGAAGAACATCTGCACAACCGCGCGCGGCTGGGCGAGTTGCAGCGGCGGATGCGCAATCTGCTGATCTACCCGGGACTGCTGGTAATCGTCTGCATGGTTGCGTTGGTGCTGATGGAACGGTTTGTGATCAGCCAATTTCGCGACATGTTCGAAGAATTCAGCAGAGCGCTCCCGCCCCTGACCCAAGGCGTGCTGATGGTCTCCAGCGGCGTCGCGTATTTCATCGTGGGCGCCGCGGCCGCGTTGGCGGCGACGTGGGCGCTGTTGTTACTGGGATCGCGGAGCGCCTTTCGCCGGCGACTCGCCTATCGCTTGCCGCTCATTGGGCGACTGTGGCGATTCACCGTGCTGGCGCAGTTTACGCGGCTGGCGGCACTGTTGGTGCGACACTCCGTTCCACTTCCGGACGCGTTGCACCTCTCGGCAGGCGCGACCGGTGATCCCGAGTTGCGCCGTTCGGTCGGGCAAGTCGTCACCGCGCTCTTGGCGGGAAAACCGCTTGGCGCGCGCCTGGCCGCCGATCGTTCGTTGCCGGCCGGGCTGGCGCAAGTGATTGCCTGGGGCGAAGACCAGAACAGCCTGGGGGAAGCCCTGCTGCTGGCCGGAGAAATGTACGAAGCGCGCGCGGTCGGCCAATTGACGTTTACCGCGATGATCGCGCCGGCATTGGGCCTGACCATCGCGCTCTTCTTTTTCGGCCTGATCGTCATCGCGATGATGTTGCCGTTGATCGAGTTGTTGGAGACGTTGGCGTAG
- a CDS encoding type II secretion system F family protein: MPPHSASQVEDFAALYEELAALVRARVPLEPGLVRLARDLPRRPAELTESVSRQLAAGHSLEQALDDPKLRAPAVFRAALRAGVRSGRLAEALEGVALAARRMTELRRAVGLSLIYPTIIVCVGLLQIPLLADVLSAMVAWMRDSHHEIPGWMRFFEAWSERRIGWWIAIPAVVALILLLWSAVSGAGIVRGGWRTAVFRCLPWVRAAIDNARRAHFSDQLALLVENGVPLGESLRLAAEATVDPRLKADALAGAAAIEAGRPLAEVCADEGAFTPLLRWLMGSAAANQTLGRSMRHAAETYQHRAVANAELAKICLPSLLTALVGGGVTAALMLLVVYPWTQLLQQIVK; encoded by the coding sequence ATGCCCCCGCACTCCGCTAGCCAGGTTGAAGATTTCGCCGCGCTCTACGAAGAGCTCGCGGCGCTGGTCCGGGCGCGCGTGCCGTTAGAGCCGGGACTGGTCCGGCTGGCACGCGATCTGCCACGACGCCCCGCGGAACTCACCGAGTCGGTCAGCCGGCAACTCGCCGCAGGCCACTCGTTGGAACAGGCGCTCGACGATCCTAAGTTGCGCGCGCCGGCCGTGTTTCGCGCTGCGCTCCGCGCGGGTGTGCGCTCGGGACGATTGGCCGAGGCGCTGGAAGGCGTGGCGCTCGCCGCGCGGCGGATGACCGAGTTGCGCCGCGCCGTCGGATTGAGTTTGATCTATCCCACGATCATCGTCTGCGTCGGCTTGCTGCAGATTCCGCTTCTGGCGGACGTCCTGAGCGCGATGGTGGCGTGGATGCGCGACAGTCACCATGAGATTCCCGGCTGGATGCGCTTTTTTGAGGCGTGGTCGGAACGCCGGATCGGGTGGTGGATCGCGATCCCGGCAGTCGTCGCGCTGATCCTTTTGCTGTGGAGCGCGGTCTCCGGCGCCGGGATTGTCCGCGGCGGGTGGCGCACGGCGGTGTTTCGCTGCTTGCCTTGGGTGCGCGCGGCGATCGACAATGCGCGGCGAGCCCATTTCTCCGATCAACTGGCGCTGCTGGTGGAGAACGGCGTGCCGCTGGGGGAGAGCTTGCGCCTCGCCGCCGAGGCGACGGTAGATCCTCGCCTGAAAGCCGATGCGCTCGCCGGCGCGGCGGCGATTGAAGCCGGCCGGCCGCTCGCCGAAGTCTGCGCGGACGAAGGCGCGTTCACGCCGCTGCTCCGTTGGTTGATGGGCAGCGCCGCCGCGAACCAGACGCTCGGCCGATCGATGCGCCACGCGGCGGAAACGTACCAACATCGCGCCGTGGCCAACGCCGAGCTGGCGAAGATTTGTCTGCCCAGCTTGTTGACGGCATTGGTTGGCGGCGGCGTCACTGCCGCGCTGATGTTGTTAGTCGTGTACCCTTGGACGCAGTTGCTCCAGCAGATTGTGAAATGA
- a CDS encoding ATPase, T2SS/T4P/T4SS family: MSIAQLHQQLSALPVTHPEYAVLFVEALLAAAREARASDLHLQPTQDGLQLRWRLDGVLQVVGVYPAAAAAQVVARLKVLADLLTYRTDVPQEGRIRAPRAAESTVEGATLDLRLSTFPTLFGEKAVVRLFNTEDRLLRLDDLRLPEDIAVRLSELLAENSGAILITGPAGSGKTTTAYACLRELRARHGDARNLVSVEDPIEVAVAGVAQTQVNEHAGLDLAEALRFMLRQDPEVMLIGEIRDALTARTAFQAALTGHLVLSTFHAGSAVSAISRLLEMELEPYLLRSGVLAIVNQRLVRRLCGCARPGHDTEQALGLPVRRFSLPQGCDACRQTGYAGRALVAEMIVPGDSLLGSGILAREDAARLEARAKECGLIDRWQRSLALVESGVTSPEEVRRVLGWRRAGAAESGS, translated from the coding sequence GTGTCCATCGCGCAACTTCATCAACAGCTCAGCGCCCTTCCGGTCACGCATCCGGAGTACGCGGTGTTGTTTGTCGAGGCCTTGCTGGCCGCCGCGCGGGAAGCCCGAGCAAGTGATCTCCATTTGCAGCCCACGCAGGATGGCTTGCAACTGCGCTGGCGGCTGGACGGCGTGCTCCAGGTGGTCGGCGTGTATCCGGCGGCGGCTGCGGCGCAGGTCGTGGCGCGGCTCAAGGTGCTGGCCGATTTGCTGACGTATCGGACGGATGTGCCGCAAGAAGGACGGATTCGCGCGCCGAGGGCTGCGGAATCGACGGTGGAGGGAGCAACGCTGGATCTGCGGCTGAGCACGTTTCCCACGCTGTTCGGCGAAAAGGCGGTCGTGCGGCTGTTCAATACGGAAGATCGGCTGTTGCGGCTCGACGATTTGCGCTTGCCGGAAGACATCGCGGTGCGCTTGTCCGAGTTGCTGGCGGAGAATTCCGGGGCGATTCTGATTACCGGCCCGGCAGGTAGCGGCAAAACGACCACCGCCTATGCCTGTCTGCGCGAGCTGCGCGCCCGGCATGGCGATGCGCGGAACCTGGTGTCGGTCGAGGATCCGATCGAGGTCGCCGTGGCGGGGGTCGCGCAGACGCAAGTGAACGAGCACGCGGGCTTGGACCTTGCCGAAGCGTTGCGGTTTATGCTCCGACAAGATCCCGAGGTGATGCTGATCGGCGAGATTCGCGACGCCTTGACCGCGCGGACCGCGTTTCAGGCCGCGCTGACGGGGCATTTGGTGCTGAGCACGTTTCACGCCGGCAGCGCGGTGAGCGCGATCAGCCGACTTTTGGAAATGGAGCTGGAGCCATATTTGCTACGCAGCGGCGTTTTGGCTATCGTTAACCAACGTCTGGTCCGCCGGCTTTGCGGCTGTGCGCGGCCAGGACACGATACGGAACAGGCTCTGGGATTGCCGGTCCGCCGGTTTTCGCTTCCTCAAGGATGCGACGCCTGTCGCCAGACAGGCTACGCGGGTCGCGCGCTCGTCGCGGAAATGATCGTGCCGGGAGACAGTTTGCTCGGCTCGGGAATCCTCGCGCGCGAGGACGCGGCGCGGCTGGAGGCGCGAGCGAAAGAGTGCGGACTGATCGATCGTTGGCAGCGCTCGCTAGCGCTAGTCGAGAGCGGCGTCACCTCACCGGAGGAAGTTCGCCGTGTGCTTGGCTGGCGTCGCGCCGGCGCTGCTGAGAGCGGCAGTTAA